Proteins found in one Tumebacillus sp. BK434 genomic segment:
- a CDS encoding ATP-binding protein, translating into MVESILKIFWKDLGAYLHEDEYFTYSQHIRELVGYVDEIIATGERNEGAWEPFFEYGRAYGHRLATRGLQLEIMLEMGNMFRESILNHVFHNHQLKLHEQDAFGKILYISAKINTYMNKIVLGFHRAEQEVAEQAIAARSHQVLNHLPFSIVVYDKEGRLQFANSVALDPTGLSYDQVIGKTRSELKQMFSRSSEPENIWRKVMNGERIRWRANVPSKVNDLEQVDKEMIPLFDETGEVDGSMTILYSPVTEKERLYNLHKQFSFVLNSMNSGLLILNQDFSLTAYNKKAEEIFGLAAEQVLGTSLLDLYNRYTGKDMSESKLNSAMKRGLPIRDLEYKIEINGRSLTIRIDGNPIKNTQGQPVGYILIIDDQTELLAMREAMMRNEKFALIGQFAAGIAHEIRNPLTTVFGFLQLFASKSVQPDNFHDLTVKLLIPELDRANTILSDFLMVSRPQAPQRQSVCTETFLADVLRLVESEANLRGVMLEVEVPDDLPRLNLDVQQMKQVFLNLCKNAFDVTPPGGTLMLRVKVENQAVVFEVIDEGPGILAEDLSHIFEPFYTTKEHGTGLGLPISHRIIEGHGGMLTVRSTEGVGTTFAIGIPFAQ; encoded by the coding sequence GTGGTTGAATCAATCCTAAAAATTTTTTGGAAGGATCTGGGTGCTTATCTGCATGAAGATGAGTACTTCACATACTCCCAACACATTCGGGAATTGGTCGGTTATGTGGATGAAATCATCGCGACCGGCGAGCGGAACGAAGGGGCTTGGGAGCCGTTTTTCGAATATGGACGGGCGTACGGCCATCGGCTGGCAACTCGCGGTTTGCAACTGGAGATCATGTTGGAAATGGGCAACATGTTCCGGGAATCGATCTTGAACCACGTCTTTCATAATCATCAGCTGAAACTGCATGAACAAGATGCGTTTGGAAAAATACTCTATATATCCGCTAAGATCAATACGTATATGAACAAAATTGTGCTCGGCTTTCATCGCGCCGAGCAGGAGGTAGCCGAGCAGGCCATTGCTGCGCGCAGTCATCAGGTGCTGAACCACCTGCCGTTTTCGATCGTCGTGTATGACAAGGAGGGCCGCCTGCAGTTTGCCAACTCGGTCGCGCTCGATCCGACCGGGCTGTCGTATGACCAGGTGATCGGCAAGACGCGTTCGGAGCTGAAGCAGATGTTCAGCCGCTCCTCGGAGCCGGAGAACATCTGGCGCAAGGTGATGAACGGCGAGCGCATCCGCTGGCGGGCCAACGTGCCGAGCAAGGTCAACGATTTGGAGCAGGTCGACAAAGAGATGATCCCGCTGTTCGACGAGACGGGCGAAGTCGACGGCTCGATGACGATTCTCTATTCGCCGGTCACAGAAAAAGAGCGCCTGTATAACCTGCACAAGCAGTTTTCATTCGTGCTGAACTCGATGAACAGCGGGCTGTTGATCTTGAATCAGGACTTTTCGCTCACCGCCTACAACAAAAAGGCGGAGGAGATCTTCGGCCTCGCTGCCGAGCAGGTGCTGGGCACGTCGCTGCTCGATCTGTACAACCGCTACACAGGCAAAGATATGAGCGAATCCAAGCTGAACTCGGCGATGAAGCGCGGGCTGCCGATTCGCGATCTGGAATATAAGATCGAAATCAACGGCCGCTCGCTGACGATCCGCATCGACGGCAACCCGATCAAAAACACGCAGGGTCAGCCGGTCGGCTACATTTTGATCATCGATGACCAGACCGAGCTGCTCGCGATGCGCGAGGCGATGATGCGCAATGAAAAATTCGCCCTGATCGGCCAGTTTGCGGCCGGGATCGCCCATGAGATTCGCAACCCGCTGACGACGGTGTTCGGCTTTTTGCAGCTGTTTGCCTCGAAGTCGGTGCAGCCGGACAATTTTCATGATCTGACCGTGAAGCTTTTGATCCCGGAGCTGGACCGGGCAAATACGATTTTGTCAGACTTCCTGATGGTGTCGCGCCCGCAGGCTCCGCAGCGGCAATCGGTCTGCACGGAGACGTTTTTGGCCGATGTGCTGCGGCTGGTCGAGTCGGAAGCGAACCTGCGCGGGGTGATGCTCGAAGTGGAGGTGCCGGACGATCTGCCGCGGCTGAACCTCGACGTGCAACAGATGAAGCAGGTGTTTCTCAACCTGTGCAAAAATGCGTTTGACGTCACGCCGCCGGGCGGCACGCTGATGCTGCGTGTGAAGGTGGAGAACCAGGCGGTGGTGTTCGAAGTGATCGATGAGGGGCCGGGGATTCTGGCGGAAGACTTGTCGCATATCTTTGAGCCGTTCTATACGACGAAAGAGCACGGCACCGGTCTGGGACTGCCGATCTCGCACCGCATCATCGAAGGGCACGGCGGCATGCTCACCGTGCGCTCCACCGAAGGGGTCGGGACGACGTTTGCGATCGGGATTCCGTTTGCGCAATAG
- a CDS encoding 5'-3' exonuclease H3TH domain-containing protein, producing MQLLLIDGNHIMYSVLYRFIAKAKKRGDYEEATDEIVEKTASQFTKIIKKLARRFRPTHMVVIFDNDATNFRHQLSPIYKANRRERPKEVHPLKQRIYAQFREENIPYLYASNHEGDDLIGTLAARAEELPRCKKVILLSGDMDLAQLVTPKTQLYLINNGIFTGSWVTDRNVKSLLDVGPEQIPAIKSLLGDRTDNIKGISGLRRPNVLRVIEKYPDLEEFLQIEKSKNKTEALILRHREHVENNMRLARIICDMRFHLRWEDYLVSAWMDSGKQPESAPAATGANKPSRRRKSSAAKSAAKAPAEAAKPADLPPADPAERPAETSAPDGAPAAAETKKRKRRRRSRKRKPAAGTSDQM from the coding sequence TTGCAACTTTTGCTGATTGACGGCAATCATATCATGTACTCGGTCCTCTACCGCTTTATCGCCAAGGCGAAAAAGCGCGGGGACTATGAGGAAGCGACCGACGAGATCGTTGAGAAGACCGCCTCGCAGTTTACCAAGATTATCAAAAAGCTGGCCAGGCGCTTTCGGCCGACGCATATGGTGGTGATCTTTGACAACGATGCGACCAACTTCCGCCATCAGCTGTCCCCGATCTACAAAGCGAACCGCCGCGAGCGTCCGAAGGAAGTCCATCCGCTGAAGCAGCGCATCTACGCGCAGTTTCGCGAGGAGAACATCCCCTACCTGTACGCGTCGAACCACGAAGGCGACGACCTGATCGGCACGCTCGCCGCGCGGGCGGAAGAACTGCCGCGCTGCAAGAAAGTGATCCTGCTGTCGGGCGACATGGACTTGGCGCAGCTGGTCACGCCCAAAACGCAACTCTACCTGATCAACAACGGCATCTTCACCGGCTCTTGGGTGACCGACCGCAATGTGAAGAGTCTGCTCGATGTCGGGCCGGAGCAGATCCCGGCGATCAAGTCGCTGCTCGGCGACCGCACCGACAACATCAAGGGCATCTCCGGCCTGCGCCGCCCGAACGTGCTGCGCGTGATCGAGAAGTACCCGGATCTTGAGGAGTTCCTGCAGATCGAAAAGAGCAAGAACAAGACGGAAGCGCTGATCCTGCGCCACCGTGAGCATGTGGAAAACAACATGCGCCTCGCCCGCATCATCTGCGACATGCGCTTCCACCTGCGTTGGGAGGACTATCTGGTCAGCGCGTGGATGGACAGCGGCAAGCAGCCGGAGAGCGCGCCGGCAGCCACCGGTGCGAACAAACCGTCCCGCCGCCGCAAGTCCTCTGCAGCCAAATCAGCAGCCAAAGCTCCTGCCGAGGCGGCCAAGCCGGCCGATCTGCCGCCAGCAGACCCGGCGGAAAGACCTGCAGAAACGTCGGCTCCGGACGGCGCACCGGCAGCAGCAGAAACCAAAAAAAGAAAGCGTCGCCGCCGCTCCCGCAAGCGCAAACCTGCGGCTGGCACCAGCGATCAAATGTAA